Genomic segment of Eupeodes corollae chromosome 2, idEupCoro1.1, whole genome shotgun sequence:
gcttctcatactcgtttctagattcaaaGCCAGGTCCTtgggatgtggaacttaaacggcagcgtatggtAAGCTCAGTAAATTCGGTTCTTggcagcattgtccaatggggagtcagaaaccgtgtaaaattgaatgcttcgaaaactcaatgctgtctcctgtcgttaaagagAAACACACGCCCGAAGCCACTATCTATAAGTGACACTTGCAtacaggaaactaatcaactgtcagtattcggtatgtgtatcacagatcaccttttatggaatgatcatatatttgatattgccaaaaatgctgccaggcgcttaggatttctccgacggcgcaagaaatttgtcaccccttctgatctggctgtaatttacaaagccttcatccgtagcttgaatataattcgcatatctgggcaggtgcccctaaaacaagtttaaatctcttggatagaatacaaaaaaagggctttaaaaatgataggcgatagaactataatcaaaacatttacatcgctagaaaaCCGCCGTAatatttcatgcctttcgttgttttatcgatatttttacaaacaatgttctgtcgaattaacCAGTTGCAtttcaccccttaaacgattcggCCGTAATACTCCCACTTCCATGAatgttcatcagtttacccttgagctcaatttcgggcgtactgtcaagtatagagattctttcttaaatcgcacatcgaggatgtggaatgctttggccaactctgtttttccctcccgttttaatgttcagaactttaagcccaatgtgcaccggtatctcttcttaattccttccctattttcctaatgctcgcactgtgtttaaatataaaagtataaaggatattaataaccccttgagtgcgcgtataatataaaaaaaaaccttcagtTTATTCCACGTATCTTCTAACTTTTTGTCATTTTGAGGCGGCAAACTTAAAATATTAGCTGGGCGAACGACCAAGACAACTCATCAACAAATCGAACCAAGGATATGAGTTTGGGCATTCCTTTGAAGGAAATGTTTTGCCTTAAATGGTTACTTAGCAACAAATTCTTAAGTACCTATTCTTTCTTAACAATAACactaaaataatcaaaacaacaacacaacaatTAAACGAAAACTAAATTATGGAAGATTTAAGTGATTTTACATCTGGAATTACTGAGTTTCTTCCATATAGTCAAGGTAAAGAACAAACTACGTATAGGGACACTTCAACTGGGACAGATCCTTTGCCTCCATTGTTAGATAAAGcgattgaaacaaataaaaaaagcgaTGCACAGGTTAGATTATTTTTCTCAACAGTAAGTAAggtgttaaaagaaaaagttatcaTTTCAGACCCAAACACAAAAGGACACTATTCCCAAAGTagattttgatgttcaaaaattGGCGCAGTGGTTAAAGAGAATTTATCCATTAGTCGAATCCGAACTGCAAAAAGGGCCTACACCCCTGTCGAGTGAACAGATTCTAAATACAAACGAGAATGAAGATGAGTTAGAAATTCAACCGtaccaaaaaatatcaattaaatcaAAGGACAACCATCAAGGCCTGAGCACTTGGCTTTCAATTTACACAAATAATACCCCAGTCTTGGTGCTAACAACCTGCGCTGTCCATGACGACTGGTGTGAACATGTGGAGCAAAGTATTAAAGTGTACATTCCCAAGAGAATATCGCCAAGCCAATTTGTCGTATTCCAAGAACTTAAAACCATTCCTACGAAAGCTTGCATAGAGACTCTTTCGACTAATCCTTTTTATAAGGATATTTTTGCTGGAAGCACAGTTTCTGGAGATCTTTATATTTGGAAATTTGTTACAAATAAACACCAAGGAGATGTTGAAGAGATTTTTTGTGAAAACCTTCAACACGGCAGTGTGGCTGGCCTTGACTGGCCAAGTGCTGGCCGTGTTCTAACCTGCCATGCCAATGGTTGGGTTTGCTTATGGTCAATTGAGAACCAGTTTCTCAAAGAAAGAGAGTAAGTTTATTGCAGAATGTATTACTTAAGCTTAACTCATTTGCatgctattttgaattttagGTTCTTGGTTAAAAATCCAACACATGGAGTTGTGGAACTTACTTCTATAGCTTCGATATCTTTGACAGATTTTGTCGTTGGTTGCGCCGATGGTGCATTGTACCATTGcaacaatacaaatttgagaGCTTAtcaaacagatattgaaattgtTCCTATGAAAAATCATAAGTTTTCTGTAACTAGTTTATTCAAAAAGGAAATATGTGGAAAACGTCTAGTGATTAGTTGTGATCTTAGTGGAGAAGTTTTTTTCCATGATTTATTTAGCTCGGACGATGTAagaatccttttttaaatacaaacttaaagttAATCTTTTGAgttgattgttatttttttattttcgatcaACAGGATGATAGGAAAACTATTTTGCGAATTCCTCTGccatttcaaaacaatatcGCTTGCTCTAGTGACGGAAAGCATATATTTTGTCCAGGAATTGATGGTTCATTAAATGTTTACAGGTAAAATTTATATATGTTctgagaaattttattttcagcttaGAGGTAACGTATCTTTTAATATGTACATACACTTAAGCGGTCCCTAGACTATCAATATTATTGAACAATATATTGCACAATATTATGGACTGGTACCCCACACTAAACAATATTTCGCACAATAAAATTAGTCCAAAAAGTTTCCGTACAGCAGCCtaaaattagtgtttttttctttttgaaaaaaaaaaatactaggaataaatgtaaaaaccaaagtggtaacaTTGAACAAAAATCTAGTTTCCACCTtcacatttttactaaattaaaaaaaaaattgtgattttaaaaattcttgtttttgataatattgtctgaacctgcccatcgTTATAGTAAATACTTATTttagaattaacaaaaaaaaagctgatgtacggagactttttggactatgtgtacATATCTATAAATGAAAGtatttgttgggtgaggtcaagAAATATTTATCAATGTTTTGGATACTATAACGGTAGGTGAATAGTTTCGTGTTCATATTTATGATTATggtattttttggtttaatttatattttgtttgatccTCGGCTAGGAGTTCTCAAAAAATGGTTTAGAAAAGGACCAACTATGTAAAGTCAGTATGGttccttttttataattagcaaataTGCATAGGGTTTTCTATAACATTAATATGATGGGGATTGTCAACGTTAACATGGTCATCCATCACAGCATTTATGTGGTATATGATATTAGGATCAACGCCATATTTTACGGTTTTACGCTACCTAGACATCACTTTTAAAGTATTTGTTGGATGTTCTTGGACAATTTTActgcatattaaaaaaacaattcctgAAGGAGCCTTACGACTTAGGCATTGGTAAACTGCTATCTTTTTACAAATGTATCTTTCTCGAGCTTCTTGCTTTGaggttattattattcttaagtttaaacaaataccTTTGCATGATGTTGCCTTTTTACAATTGTATCCTTCTCAAGCTTCTTGCtttaagattattattattctcaAGTTTAAACAAATACCTTTACATAATGTTGATTGCTTATTTATTCATGTAAGTGGCCGATAAGTAGATTAAATCATTTAAGCATCTCATAACTCTCttgtttgaagttttttcaattatttgaaatcttttttacagaattttaagggttttttttaaatgtttgcatacattgttatttaagaaaacattaaattgaattaaatctcATATTTTCATTAATGGAATCCTTTTGTTCCAATAAgcaaaaatgtacttaattgCTCATAGTATAGTTTGCAATATAATATGTTATGTGACTTGTCTTAATCCCTTCCGCAACATTCTACAACAACTACTGAGAATTGAGAATTTTCTTAGTGGACTTAACAGAATagcacaataaaatataaacagaatTCTCCATCGACTTATTTGAATTCAGCGATAGTGTTTTTGTCTGCGACAACGAGAaactaagattatttttatGAGAATACAGAATTtctgagttttttaaaatatagactTTCCAACTGACTGTAGACTTAATCGTGTTTGGGACAAACCttagacaaacaaaattgaattgaaggtTTTTATTAATGTAATACAACATTTTAGATGAAACAATgtgtttatataaaacttaactcTTAGTTGTACATTTGAACAGACATAGTTATGGCTTAAGGTCTGGCGAAGGTAAtactaagaaaacaaaacttttcaagAATAAGTTCCGAGTACTGCATCTAAGAATTTTCTAATAAGTCCGGCAGTTCCTTTATTGAAGCCCTAATCTAGGCAGAGTATCAACTtttcgtgaatttgatgctttgtctgattccatccaaagaattgtttcgtcctatcttCGCACTGATTTCGTTGTTATGGGCGATTTCAatttacacaattcttcattGCTTCAatattcgggccagacaacatccaaaggagtgtgtgctgagattttcaCTGAGTTAaatgaaccacctaactcagctggtcaacgagtcCACTCGAATAtgggacgtggtaggtcgagcagaaaacactcttgacttgtttcttacctctgaccctgttaagtacactattagtgttctatctcctctaggcacatctgaccattgtgtcatatcagcaaatttctcgtgtaaaaactctccatttaaagaaagagctcctaagagaaccgtttggcaatacgagaaagccaactgggacggtctcaacaattacttcaggatctttagctggtcactatgcttcctcgatagtgacgttgacgccagcgctgatatgatcacaagtttgattctcctgggaatgagaacttttatcccgaatagggttaaaagcatcagacctaaggaaaacgcatggttcgatgcgagctgtaaggAGATTATTAGGGCCAAGAACATGACAAACAATTGcgacaaaaaatactgcaatgtcccaaagacaGTAAAAATtattggtcatttgtaaaaaagatgagtaattcttcttcttcctcggttcctacgctc
This window contains:
- the LOC129948242 gene encoding uncharacterized protein LOC129948242, yielding MEDLSDFTSGITEFLPYSQGKEQTTYRDTSTGTDPLPPLLDKAIETNKKSDAQTQTQKDTIPKVDFDVQKLAQWLKRIYPLVESELQKGPTPLSSEQILNTNENEDELEIQPYQKISIKSKDNHQGLSTWLSIYTNNTPVLVLTTCAVHDDWCEHVEQSIKVYIPKRISPSQFVVFQELKTIPTKACIETLSTNPFYKDIFAGSTVSGDLYIWKFVTNKHQGDVEEIFCENLQHGSVAGLDWPSAGRVLTCHANGWVCLWSIENQFLKEREFLVKNPTHGVVELTSIASISLTDFVVGCADGALYHCNNTNLRAYQTDIEIVPMKNHKFSVTSLFKKEICGKRLVISCDLSGEVFFHDLFSSDDDDRKTILRIPLPFQNNIACSSDGKHIFCPGIDGSLNVYRIYNGRQLNIKGALHGKGNMIKLSDNGLWIVIGIFDGDFQIFRIAN